A portion of the Zootoca vivipara chromosome 6, rZooViv1.1, whole genome shotgun sequence genome contains these proteins:
- the LOC132592367 gene encoding arylacetamide deacetylase-like 4: protein MELLQSLLLGLIGVIGIPSLFLLSWVIYYDLSRSKIPSGFDSPLKLRGLHCSNQEFCLLYVDDILYACKTDKLKGLLSNCQALLTEKLGICHLHETLRILIEGIPPKKNSRLIIKDLVFDEVPVRLYCLNSPLSENRRGIVYLHGGIGVLGSIRSSERFSRCLALESDSVVVSVGFRLAPEHLFPVAIQDCCTAATHFLKNAKEYGVDPSRIVIGGDSSGGTFAAAVCQILVARKDIPRVRAQFLIYPFLQAVDFNLPSHQQNHSVILFFNKWAIRLATQFFTGKRAQDVDGILKGSHVPDDMWVKYRKWICADNIPEEFKVRGYRPIGRAPFSEKLYEASRSGLEAMFSPLIAEDCVIQELPETFILTCEYCPYRDDGLLYKKRLEDNGVQVTWHHIPDGFHGILLLFGQGPLEFPSSRAFMQHLINFLERF, encoded by the exons ATGGAGCTTCTTCAGAGCCTCCTGCTGGGGTTGATTGGAGTTATAGGGATTCCTTCCCTGTTTCTTCTCTCCTGGGTGATTTATTATGATCTTTCCAGGAGTAAAATTCCATCTGGATTTGACAGTCCATTAAAACTTCGAGGTCTTCACT GCAGTAATCAAGAGTTTTGTCTGCTCTATGTAGATGACATATTGTATGCTTGCAAAACAGACAAACTAAAAGGTTTGCTAAGCAATTGTCAA gCGTTACTTACGGAAAAACTGGGCATTTGCCACTTACATGAAACCCTTCGAATTCTCATAGAAGGAATACCACCAAAGAAGAACTCAAGGCTAATCATCAAAGATCTGGTTTTTGATGAGGTGCCAGTGAGATTGTACTGTCTCAATTCACCACTTTCTGAGAACAGGAGAGGAATTGTCTATCTGCATGGAGGTATTGGAGTACTCGGAAGCATCC GATCAAGTGAAAGATTCAGTCGCTGCCTTGCCTTAGAAAGTGACTCAGTGGTTGTGAGTGTTGG CTTCCGTTTAGCTCCTGAGCACCTGTTTCCAGTCGCAATTCAAGACTGTTGTACTGCTGCAACCCACtttttgaagaatgcaaaggaatACGGGGTGGACCCCAGCCGCATTGTTATTGGGGGGGATAGTAGTGGGGGCacttttgcagctgctgtttgTCAAATCTTGGTGGCAAGAAAGGATATCCCAAGAGTGCGAGCTCAGTTCCTGATCTACCCATTCCTCCAAGCAGTGGACTTCAACTTGCCTTCCCATCAGCAAAACCATTCAGTTATCTTGTTTTTCAACAAATGGGCTATCCGACTTGCTACCCAATTTTTCACAGGGAAGAGGGCCCAGGATGTGGATGGGATACTGAAGGGCTCCCATGTCCCTGATGACATGTGGGTGAAGTACCGAAAATGGATTTGTGCTGATAACATCCCAGAAGAATTTAAAGTTAGGGGCTATAGGCCAATAGGACGTGCTCCCTTTTCAGAAAAACTTTATGAAGCATCCAGATCAGGTTTGGAGGCAATGTTCTCCCCACTTATAGCAGAAGATTGTGTTATTCAAGAGCTCCCCGAGACATTCATTTTAACCTGTGAATATTGTCCCTACCGAGATGATGGGTTGTTGTACAAGAAACGCCTGGAAGACAATGGTGTGCAGGTGACGTGGCATCATATTCCGGATGGATTTCATGGAATTCTTTTGCTATTTGGTCAAGGGCCACTTGAATTTCCGAGTTCAAGGGCATTCATGCAACATTTAATCAATTTCTTAGAACGGTTTTAG